A single genomic interval of Chitinophaga sp. 180180018-3 harbors:
- a CDS encoding TonB-dependent receptor, whose amino-acid sequence MLLLLQPCLDLLAQQHSIVSGIVASSDDNSFIPGVTVQVMGTSRGTTTNEQGKYFIEAKTGDSLIFRYIGYVEKHVRVGVQTTINITMQSVSSQLKDVVVVAFGTKKRNDVVGSVTTIRPADLKVPSSNLTTALAGRAAGVIAFQRSGEPGQDNAQFFIRGVTTFGYKKDPLILIDGIELTTTDLARLQVDDIASFSILKDASATALYGSRAANGVILVTTKEGAVGKAHLAFRVENSVSAPTKNIELADPVTYMKLANEAVLTRDPLGALPYSDEKIDNTIAGTNPVAYPANDWRKTMFKDYTMNQRANLSVSGGGGVARYYVSGAYNRDNGLMKVDHRNNFNSNIRLNSYSLRSNVNVNLTNTTEMTVRLSGSFDDYTGPLDGGGSMYQKVMRSNPVLFPAYFPADDAHKYVKHIMFGNYEEGQYINPYAEMVKGYKNYSRSLMLAQLELKQNLKAITPGLVASAMMNTNRTSYFDVSRYYNPFWYKQDAYDKQTNSYFITNINPNDGTEYLGYSEGAKLISTSFYLESRLNYDRVFNKSGVSGMMVFMAQSRLNANAGDLQQSLPFRNLGVSGRLTYDYDKRYYAEFNFGYNGSERFDKHHRFGFFPSFGVAWTVSNEPFMKPMNEIVSNLRLRATYGIIGNDAIGLPQDRFFYLSNVNMNDKDKLATFGRDPGTLYSLNGISISRYSNPDITWETSKQKNIALDLGLFNKLNFTAEYFSQYRDHILMTRAAIPEAAGFAAPIMANVGVATAEGVDLSLNYKQFFKNDFWASVMGNFTYATSKYKNYEEPKYKESYRYHTGYSINQVFGYIAEKLFVDDAEAANSPKQNFGQYGGGDIKYLDVNHDGQITQADMVPIGHPTVPEIVYGFGFSLGYKSLDFSAFFQGLSNESFWIDPAATSPFASYTYPNEQISAKLQNQLLKAYADDHWSEQHQNVHALWPRLSPQANQNDIQTSTWFMRDGAFLRLKQIELGYTLPKSWQKKMHTSLCRIYLNATNLLNFSKFKLWDVEMGGNGLGYPVQRVVNIGLNINFN is encoded by the coding sequence ATGTTACTGCTTCTCCAGCCCTGCCTGGATTTGCTGGCACAGCAACATAGTATCGTTTCCGGGATTGTAGCATCCTCGGACGATAATTCGTTTATCCCTGGTGTAACGGTACAGGTCATGGGTACCTCACGGGGCACTACTACCAACGAACAGGGGAAATATTTCATTGAAGCAAAAACCGGCGACTCCCTTATCTTTCGCTATATCGGGTATGTTGAAAAACATGTAAGGGTAGGAGTGCAAACTACTATTAACATCACGATGCAGTCGGTTTCCAGTCAGCTGAAAGATGTAGTAGTAGTGGCCTTCGGTACAAAGAAAAGGAACGACGTGGTAGGGTCTGTGACCACCATCCGGCCGGCTGATCTGAAGGTGCCTTCCAGTAACCTGACCACCGCCCTCGCCGGTCGTGCTGCCGGCGTGATTGCCTTTCAGCGTAGCGGAGAGCCAGGGCAGGACAATGCGCAGTTTTTTATCCGTGGTGTCACCACTTTCGGATACAAGAAAGATCCGTTGATTCTGATTGATGGTATTGAGCTGACTACCACCGACCTCGCCCGTTTACAGGTAGATGATATTGCCAGTTTTTCAATATTGAAAGATGCCAGCGCCACGGCATTATACGGTTCCAGGGCCGCCAACGGCGTGATTCTCGTCACTACCAAAGAAGGCGCCGTAGGTAAAGCGCACCTGGCTTTCCGCGTGGAAAACTCCGTGTCCGCACCTACGAAAAATATTGAACTCGCCGATCCGGTCACCTACATGAAGCTGGCCAATGAAGCTGTGCTGACACGGGATCCGCTGGGCGCGCTGCCATACTCAGACGAAAAAATCGATAACACCATCGCCGGCACAAACCCGGTGGCCTATCCCGCCAACGACTGGAGGAAAACGATGTTCAAGGACTATACTATGAACCAGCGTGCCAACCTCAGTGTGAGCGGTGGTGGCGGTGTTGCCAGATACTATGTGTCAGGCGCCTATAACCGCGATAATGGCCTCATGAAAGTAGATCACCGAAACAACTTCAACAGCAATATACGTTTGAACAGTTACAGCCTCCGCTCGAATGTAAACGTGAACCTCACCAATACAACGGAAATGACGGTACGACTTAGCGGAAGCTTCGACGATTATACCGGTCCGCTCGACGGCGGCGGCAGCATGTACCAGAAAGTAATGCGTTCTAACCCGGTATTGTTCCCGGCCTATTTCCCGGCCGACGACGCCCATAAATATGTAAAGCATATTATGTTCGGCAACTACGAAGAAGGACAGTACATCAATCCTTACGCTGAAATGGTAAAAGGATACAAGAACTACTCCCGTTCCCTGATGCTGGCACAGCTGGAGCTGAAACAAAATCTGAAGGCCATCACACCCGGACTGGTAGCCAGTGCGATGATGAACACCAACCGGACCTCTTACTTCGATGTAAGCCGCTACTACAACCCGTTCTGGTATAAACAGGATGCCTACGATAAGCAAACAAACAGCTACTTCATTACGAATATCAATCCCAACGACGGTACCGAATACCTGGGCTACAGCGAAGGTGCTAAACTCATCAGTACTTCCTTTTACCTGGAATCGCGCCTCAACTACGACCGGGTATTCAATAAAAGCGGCGTAAGCGGGATGATGGTGTTCATGGCGCAAAGTCGCCTGAATGCGAATGCCGGCGATCTGCAACAATCGTTGCCATTCCGCAACCTGGGCGTATCCGGCAGGCTCACCTACGACTACGATAAGCGCTACTATGCGGAATTTAACTTTGGCTATAACGGGTCCGAGCGGTTCGATAAACACCATCGCTTTGGCTTCTTCCCATCCTTTGGCGTGGCGTGGACCGTTTCCAACGAACCATTCATGAAACCAATGAATGAGATCGTATCTAACCTGCGGTTGCGGGCCACTTATGGTATCATCGGTAACGATGCCATTGGTTTGCCGCAGGACAGATTCTTCTATCTGTCGAACGTGAATATGAACGACAAAGACAAATTGGCTACCTTTGGCCGTGATCCGGGCACACTGTACAGCCTTAACGGTATTTCCATCTCCCGGTATTCAAATCCTGATATCACCTGGGAAACATCCAAACAGAAAAACATAGCGCTGGATCTGGGCCTGTTCAATAAGCTGAACTTTACAGCGGAATATTTTTCCCAATACCGTGATCACATCCTGATGACACGTGCCGCCATCCCTGAAGCAGCGGGCTTTGCAGCGCCTATTATGGCGAACGTGGGAGTAGCTACTGCGGAAGGGGTAGATCTTTCCCTGAACTACAAGCAATTTTTTAAGAATGATTTCTGGGCTTCCGTGATGGGCAACTTCACCTACGCTACCAGCAAGTATAAGAACTACGAAGAACCGAAATACAAGGAATCATACCGCTATCACACCGGTTACTCCATCAACCAGGTATTCGGCTATATCGCAGAAAAACTTTTCGTGGACGATGCCGAAGCCGCCAATTCTCCTAAGCAGAACTTCGGCCAGTACGGCGGCGGCGATATCAAATACCTGGATGTGAACCATGATGGTCAGATTACCCAGGCGGATATGGTGCCCATAGGTCATCCTACAGTGCCTGAAATCGTATATGGATTCGGGTTCTCCCTGGGGTATAAAAGCCTGGATTTCTCTGCATTCTTCCAGGGACTGTCTAACGAATCTTTCTGGATAGATCCGGCAGCTACGTCTCCTTTTGCATCTTATACATACCCTAACGAACAGATCTCTGCTAAACTGCAGAATCAGCTGCTGAAGGCTTATGCAGATGATCACTGGTCGGAGCAGCATCAGAATGTTCACGCACTGTGGCCGCGTTTAAGCCCGCAGGCCAATCAGAACGATATACAAACCAGCACCTGGTTCATGCGCGATGGCGCTTTCCTGCGCCTCAAGCAAATAGAGCTGGGATATACGTTACCGAAGTCATGGCAGAAGAAGATGCATACGTCGTTGTGCCGCATCTATCTCAATGCTACGAATCTGCTCAACTTCAGCAAATTCAAACTGTGGGATGTGGAAATGGGCGGAAATGGCCTGGGATACCCGGTACAGCGGGTGGTGAACATCGGACTGAATATCAATTTCAATTAA